The genomic interval ACTTCCTATTTACAAACTAACCTTTTTTGTGCTCTCAGACCAGCTTTGGAAAAGCCATGCAATCCAGACAGATGCCTTTGCATGGCCTAAGTGATCTCTCCTCAGACGCTGAAAGTGAAAAGCAAGATTATGATGCTCACCCAGCTAAAACAGTGGCACACACTGCAGAGCCAGTAGAACAATTTGGCATGGGTGGTGGAAGTAGGTTTCTAAAGAGGTCAGCCAAGAGAGCGTCATCTCCTGCTGACATGGAATTCATTCCTCAGCGTGGCTCACAGAGCATGGCACTAAGCAGACTCGCGCTGATTGAAGACCGCATCAGAAATCGTACGGACAGAAATCTTGGCAGAGACACAGGTGCAGAGCTCAAGTCTAGTGTCTCTGTCCAGTCCAGCAGTGAGCTGAGTGCAGCTGACAGGAGCCATTTCCGTAACAGGAAAACCTCCACTCCTAAGGGTCAGGAGGAGACTGAGAGGCCACATGCAGACATTTACAAGACCTCTGTACGCTCAGTGTCTCGTATACATAAAGGTATGAGCATGGACAGCGATGAAGAAGACATGCGTAGACTCCTTGGAGAATCCTTTGAATCACCAGACGGAGTCAAAGGCATGCGACAGACAGAGACGAGTCCTCAGCAAGCTGTTAAGGTAAAGCTATCTTTTCAGTGCAtactacacatacactcaaCTAGACAGATTGGAAAATGAACAAGCAATATATACTTTATTGCTAagagtttgtggacacctgaccaatcacacttATATGtaatcattccagatttatttttcCTGTGTTGGTATAATAACCTCCATTCTTCTGGAAAGGCATACctctagattttggagcatgtcTTTGGTGACTTGCCCATTCAGCATTTTGCCCATTAAGAGCATTAGTGGGGTTAAGCATGGATGCTGCAGTGTTGCATTTCATCCCAAAAGTATTTAGTGGGGTTGAGTTCAAGGCTCaggccactcaagttcttcctcTCCAGTCATGTCGAGCAATGTCTTTATGGAGgttgctttgtgtacaggagcactgtcatgctggaacatgtttggcccccttagttccagtgaagcaAAATCTTAATGCTATAGTGcttctaatgtttttttaaaccagtttGGGGAACCTTTCTCATTAACAGGATGACCATCAATTATATCATAAATTAACTGTCAGCAAAAATGCTtggaactaataataataacaacaacaacaacaataataataataataataatgatattgcTGTTGGATGGCTTTGTTTCTACACCATTCTCTTtaaatcccagaagatcagcagttaCAGAAACACTCAAACTAGCCTGTCTGATACCAACAAACATGCCACCGTTAGTCACATAGATCACATTTTTTGTttgaacagtaaataaaattttaGACATTGGGATGTTtcaaatattcatatttatattcagaCTGAATTATTAGAAATCCATCCCATGAAaatatctataatataataagaggaaatatacatttcttttcatttttcttccacatacacagacaaacaggaAAAGTAGTAAAGAGATTGTCCAGCTGACTCCAGAGCATAAAGAAAAGCAGCCCGTTCAATCAGCATTCACAGCACAGCATCATAAGCCTactccatcaccaccattatcccGTAAAATCTCCACACCCAGCAGGCCTTTCTCCCCGAGAGCTGGTCAAACCTCGTCTCTGTCCTCAGCGCCGGATCACAGTGAGATCAGGTCACTTGAGGAGCTTTTCCCCATCACCTCTGACCATGAtgacacacagagtgagagaagtGTGCTCTCTGATGGTAAGAAGCAAGATATACACTCTCAACAAGTAGCTACAGATGTGTGACAAATTATGCTTCCAAATTTCATATTCACCAAACTATTCAATGATATTCAATTTGCGGTTGAGTACAAACATAAAATATCCATGgaattggtcagaatttcttCAGGATCAATCAGAAGAGGctaaaaaatctttttcagtGATATTAAATCAGGCATCTTAAACCTTAAGCAGATTGTTCGTGCCGTACGTTCAGTTTTGCTCTGATGGATATCATGTCTGTGTTGTTTAAAACATGCAGTTGTGTTTGATTCATTACTTTTTCCACTCTGCAGATTTCAAGTTAAATGTAATGACGTTGGATGATTTGGCTCCTGATACCCTTGATACAGCTggattaataaaaacaaaggtAGACCccaaataatgtaatattttatatatatatatatatatatatatatatatatatatatatatatatatatatatatatatatacatacatacatacatacatacataatatacatatatatatatatatatatatatatatatacatacatacatacatacatacatacatacatacatacatacatgtatcaTTAATTATTCTTATTTAACTATGTAACATCTTGCGTTTGGTCGTCCACAGTCTGACGCGAATTTGCAGGAGCTCGGTGTGTCCTCAGCTGGAGAGATCCTGAACAAGCCTGCAGATGAACCAGTCTGCTATGAGAGTGACTTTGAGAGCGAGATCCAGACCGAGGAGGCTCAGAGTGTAGATGACATTTCCGAGCATCTCTCTGGTGTAGCATCTGAGCGTCAGACTGAGCCTCTGTCGGCTAAATCAAACAGCGATGATGATTACACTCTCTCTGAAAAGCCTTCCAAGTCCGCAAGCATCCGTTACAGTAGATCTGAGTCCAGTTTAAGCCACAGCAGAGGCTCTGACACTGCGTCCTACTCCAGAGacaccacacatactcacactaaTCCACAAAGTCCCAGTGTGAGACGGTGCAAGAAGGATGCCACAGTGCAGACGCAAGGTCTCTCTTATATGTGGTCTTCTAGTACGTTTTCAGTTGTTCCTCTTAATTTAGTGTGCTACACAAATtgcaatattatttatattttttgggGATAATTGTTTCCTGAGCAGATCAGGCTGTGCTGGGCCTGTCAGTAGGAATGTCCTACGTGGATCCAACTCCTGTGGCGAGTCATGTGATCAGCGCTGAAGCCGTGGAAGGTAGGAGACCCTAAAAGCATGCTATCTTGTCATTTTCCCTGACTCAGTTGCTCAGCATTTCCTGTAACACATCAAATCCATGCAGTGCTGTTACTCTGATGTTATTTGAGGTTCATACTAACCAGGCTAGTTTCACCCAGAGAACTTTCAACCAAATATTTGATTAACACACTGCTGTAGGCTGAACATCTGATCATCTCTTGTGTCCTGCAGCATTAACGGCATACAGTCCTGCTGTGTTTGCTCTGAACGACATGCTGAGGCAACAGCTCACACTGACCAGGAACTTCATCCAGTCCAGCAGACATTTACATCAAGCCATGCTGGAGTCCCTGGGACCCGCTGACTACAGATACACCACACTGGAGGATGCGAAGGAGGTAAAGATCTCTTAAGAATGTTATgacagttatttatttacttatttttgagTGGTGATGAATTCAGAAATAGTTTCTTCACTATCAGATTTGGAATGATTATTTCATGCATATAGTAGTGAATGGACATTTAATCCTTGCTGATTGGGTATTAATCTAAATAGGGCTAATGATTTGATTACAGATATTGCAATAATTTAGGTCTCATTGTTTTCTGAGagtataatatactgtatattgacAGTACTGACAGTATTGTAAACAGATCTACAGATATTTTAggataaatatattaaatgtgttttaGGGTCAACATTTCCTTTATGTCCATATGCGCTACTGTATTACTGACAAACATAAATATTATGAGTCATGAGAAGTCTTTTATTGTGATAAGAAATGTTTCTGCCATGTTATCCAGCCCTAAATCTAATCACACATGAAAGTGCATTGTTCCTAACTAGATGTTTCTGTCTTTAGTTTATCCGCTGTAACAGGCCTCCTAAGCTGACTATGGAGGTTGCACTGGAGGAGGTGCTGCAGGAGATGAGGGATTATCACTATATTTAAAGTGCACATTTACAGAACTGTAGCTGGAGCAAGCAGCAGCTATCATTCATCTACTTGTTGCTTCTGTGTATCAATGCAAAACGTATGTGTTTTCGAAATCTTTACTTCTATGAGGTATGTTTCCTATGGTGAAATTTCACCTACTATAAAAGAAACAGTTAAAATGCAGCAATCCCAATGTGTTATCCATCAACGGATTCTTTAGTTTTGCTCTTGAATGTGATTCTGAAACTTGATCCTACTAAATCAGCTATATTTTTGGTAGGGGAAAGTGTGGATTTAAAGGAAAAGTCAACagcaaaacacattaaataccTATGTTTACACTGATATCTTTGATGTCTTTGTTCATTCTGG from Hemibagrus wyckioides isolate EC202008001 linkage group LG10, SWU_Hwy_1.0, whole genome shotgun sequence carries:
- the lg10h19orf44 gene encoding uncharacterized protein C19orf44 homolog isoform X2, with product MWNRGGIRSSALERAKAQLSGQRVTNSGTLRDDQRKDVISTSFGKAMQSRQMPLHGLSDLSSDAESEKQDYDAHPAKTVAHTAEPVEQFGMGGGSRFLKRSAKRASSPADMEFIPQRGSQSMALSRLALIEDRIRNRTDRNLGRDTGAELKSSVSVQSSSELSAADRSHFRNRKTSTPKGQEETERPHADIYKTSVRSVSRIHKGMSMDSDEEDMRRLLGESFESPDGVKGMRQTETSPQQAVKTNRKSSKEIVQLTPEHKEKQPVQSAFTAQHHKPTPSPPLSRKISTPSRPFSPRAGQTSSLSSAPDHSEIRSLEELFPITSDHDDTQSERSVLSDDFKLNVMTLDDLAPDTLDTAGLIKTKSDANLQELGVSSAGEILNKPADEPVCYESDFESEIQTEEAQSVDDISEHLSGVASERQTEPLSAKSNSDDDYTLSEKPSKSASIRYSRSESSLSHSRGSDTASYSRDTTHTHTNPQSPSVRRCKKDATVQTQDQAVLGLSVGMSYVDPTPVASHVISAEAVEALTAYSPAVFALNDMLRQQLTLTRNFIQSSRHLHQAMLESLGPADYRYTTLEDAKEFIRCNRPPKLTMEVALEEVLQEMRDYHYI
- the lg10h19orf44 gene encoding uncharacterized protein C19orf44 homolog isoform X1 — translated: MWNRGGIRSSALERAKAQLSGQRVTNSGTLRDDQRKDVISTSFGKAMQSRQMPLHGLSDLSSDAESEKQDYDAHPAKTVAHTAEPVEQFGMGGGSRFLKRSAKRASSPADMEFIPQRGSQSMALSRLALIEDRIRNRTDRNLGRDTGAELKSSVSVQSSSELSAADRSHFRNRKTSTPKGQEETERPHADIYKTSVRSVSRIHKGMSMDSDEEDMRRLLGESFESPDGVKGMRQTETSPQQAVKTNRKSSKEIVQLTPEHKEKQPVQSAFTAQHHKPTPSPPLSRKISTPSRPFSPRAGQTSSLSSAPDHSEIRSLEELFPITSDHDDTQSERSVLSDDFKLNVMTLDDLAPDTLDTAGLIKTKSDANLQELGVSSAGEILNKPADEPVCYESDFESEIQTEEAQSVDDISEHLSGVASERQTEPLSAKSNSDDDYTLSEKPSKSASIRYSRSESSLSHSRGSDTASYSRDTTHTHTNPQSPSVRRCKKDATVQTQGLSYMWSSNQAVLGLSVGMSYVDPTPVASHVISAEAVEALTAYSPAVFALNDMLRQQLTLTRNFIQSSRHLHQAMLESLGPADYRYTTLEDAKEFIRCNRPPKLTMEVALEEVLQEMRDYHYI